DNA sequence from the Bacteroidota bacterium genome:
TGCAACAAAAAAGCAAGCTCAAGACATTGTAGAAAAAGCTGCAAAAAGTGTTGATATGCCTTATGTTTGTCAAAGATGGTTAGGTGGTATGCTTACAAACTTTGCAACTGTTAGAAAATCACTTAAAAAGCTTTCACAGTATGAAAGAATGATTAGTGAAGGAACAACTGACAAGCTTAACAAAAAAGAACGCTTGATGATGCAAAGAGAAAAGGAAAAGCTTGAAAGCGTTTTAGGTGGTATCAGTGAACTAAAAAGACTCCCTGCAGCATTATTTGTTGTTGATATTAAAAAAGAACATATTGCAATTGCGGAGGCTAAAAAATTGAATTTGAATACAATTGCCATTGTTGACTCCAATTCAAATCCGAAATTAGTTGATTTTGCAATTCCTGCTAATGATGATTCTACAAAATCAGTAACAATAATTACTGAAATTATCACTCAAGCCATAGCAGAAGGTTTGAATGAAAGAAAAGCAAAGAAACAAGATGATGGAGATAAAGGCAGCAAGGAGAATCAAGGAAAAGCAGGAAGAAAACCAAGAAAAAGAATATCAAATAGATAAATAGAAATGACAATAACAGCATCAGAAATAGCAAAATTGAGAAAGACTACCGGAGCAGGTATGATGGATTGCAAAAAAGCTCTTCAGGAAACAAATGGAGATTTTGAAGCAGCAATTGATTCTCTAAGAAAAAAAGGACAAAAAGTATCAGCGAAAAGAGCTGATAAAGAAGCAAACGAAGGTGTGGCTATAGCACTAACATCAAATGATAATAAAAAAGGAATTATTATAGAAATTAGTTGTGAAACTGATTTTGTTTCCAAAAATAGTGATTTTGTTGAATTTGCTAATAAAATAGCCAAAACTGCTTTAGATAATTTTCCGGAGAATACAGAGGAATTAAAATCTGTTGAAGTTGATTCAATGAAAATTTCAGAATTACTAGATGACCAAATGACTAAAATTGGTGAGAAAATTGAACTCTCAGCTTATGAAAAAGTT
Encoded proteins:
- the tsf gene encoding translation elongation factor Ts, whose product is MTITASEIAKLRKTTGAGMMDCKKALQETNGDFEAAIDSLRKKGQKVSAKRADKEANEGVAIALTSNDNKKGIIIEISCETDFVSKNSDFVEFANKIAKTALDNFPENTEELKSVEVDSMKISELLDDQMTKIGEKIELSAYEKVEDEMVIPYIHMGNKIGVLISMNKNNDDVEKLGKDVAMQVAAMNPVALDEDSVDQKIIDKEIEIAKEQIKAEGKAENLVERIAQGKLKKFFKENTLVNQDFVKDSSKTIKEVVAGVDKELKINSFFRVMVGE
- the rpsB gene encoding 30S ribosomal protein S2, whose amino-acid sequence is MDNKYSMDDFLKAGVHFGHNKSKWHPNMAPYIFMEANGIHLIDVKKTINKLDVAAKVAKNIAKSGRKILFVATKKQAQDIVEKAAKSVDMPYVCQRWLGGMLTNFATVRKSLKKLSQYERMISEGTTDKLNKKERLMMQREKEKLESVLGGISELKRLPAALFVVDIKKEHIAIAEAKKLNLNTIAIVDSNSNPKLVDFAIPANDDSTKSVTIITEIITQAIAEGLNERKAKKQDDGDKGSKENQGKAGRKPRKRISNR